One part of the Sphingobacterium sp. LZ7M1 genome encodes these proteins:
- a CDS encoding acyltransferase, with translation METPSQPAAQQQNLSTSKVHFASLDGLRGIAAISVVLFHFMEIAAPDYKDNFVAHSYLAVDFFFCLSGFVIAYSYDDKLGKMGLKTFFKRRLIRLHPLVVIGAIIGFLAFVFDPFSNLKDSFSTTQIVLMLLSACFMVPYAIVPQRYNNLFHYNPPTWSLFWEYVANIVYAFFLVRAKKPVLWILFVVSAALLFWEADRSKYLGFGFGGDNFWSGGIRLFFAFTAGVLIYRLNIRLKRTFPFWLLAIMLAAVFFIPFSWETSPIIDPLIVVFYFPVLIILGTGQKAMDAKTKGVCKWLGELSYPLYMVHYPFIWLFLSYVEQYKPNGTQMSYIIVVGMLLLILFSYLVAEYIDKPIRKMLSKNL, from the coding sequence GTTGTCCTATTCCATTTTATGGAGATTGCAGCCCCTGATTACAAAGATAATTTTGTCGCACACAGTTACCTAGCCGTTGATTTCTTCTTCTGTCTTTCGGGATTTGTGATTGCTTATTCCTATGATGACAAATTGGGTAAGATGGGTTTGAAGACCTTTTTTAAGCGTAGGTTGATTCGCCTGCATCCCTTAGTGGTCATCGGTGCGATCATCGGTTTTCTTGCTTTTGTGTTTGATCCATTCAGTAACCTCAAGGATTCCTTTTCCACTACGCAGATCGTTCTGATGTTGTTGAGTGCCTGTTTTATGGTTCCCTATGCCATCGTACCGCAGCGATATAATAATCTGTTCCATTATAACCCGCCTACCTGGTCGCTGTTCTGGGAATACGTTGCCAATATCGTCTATGCCTTCTTCCTGGTTAGGGCCAAAAAGCCTGTTCTGTGGATTTTGTTTGTGGTTTCAGCCGCATTATTGTTTTGGGAGGCTGATCGGTCAAAATATTTAGGTTTTGGCTTTGGTGGAGATAATTTTTGGTCGGGAGGTATTCGTTTGTTTTTCGCCTTTACGGCGGGGGTATTGATTTATAGGCTAAATATCCGGTTAAAGCGGACCTTCCCATTCTGGTTGTTGGCTATCATGTTGGCTGCGGTCTTTTTTATTCCATTTTCTTGGGAAACTAGTCCTATCATCGATCCATTGATCGTGGTGTTTTATTTTCCAGTCCTGATCATACTCGGAACTGGCCAAAAGGCAATGGATGCCAAGACCAAAGGAGTTTGTAAATGGTTGGGGGAGCTTTCATATCCATTGTATATGGTCCATTATCCCTTTATTTGGTTGTTCTTGAGTTATGTAGAGCAGTACAAACCAAACGGTACCCAGATGAGTTATATCATTGTTGTCGGGATGCTTTTGCTGATTTTATTTAGTTATTTGGTTGCGGAGTATATTGACAAACCTATTAGAAAAATGTTAAGTAAAAATCTCTAA